The following coding sequences lie in one Arachis ipaensis cultivar K30076 chromosome B03, Araip1.1, whole genome shotgun sequence genomic window:
- the LOC107629852 gene encoding G-type lectin S-receptor-like serine/threonine-protein kinase At2g19130 isoform X1: protein MGSWMFNFDLVLLFLMSFQFHVSIESDSIFPGQRLSGNQTLVSYGQIFEMGFFSPSGSGNNSRNYYLGIWYKGLPTPERTVVWVANRDHPISDPYSSWLELDKHGNLSLYTSTGHAVWSANSSFSLDDPLDSKAAKLREDGNFIISSSFDKYDWQSFDYPTDTLLPNAYLEYDNDRGIKRVLKSWLATSNPSTGNFSAEVTTVSVDLAEVQLLQNDGFTESKFCINRFHETKDYVYDFEFHFIGYVDIYSYVLFSYGNSYNLARYVLDGSGKLKLLGWSNEWVTINMDHKKCDFHGRNEDTRVNAKHSGRKNATWVVVEVAIGLTSVMVAIAILLIRLWKRGTTTSSKVMGGDTLKQYNYRDLRKATRNFTIKLGNGGFSTVYKGEFPDSTFVAVKELRGHFQEEKQLRAELNTVGLIQHKNLVRLLGFCLQGSQRFIIYDYMPNGSLESHLFQSDSNVLDWGTRYNIALGTAKGLAYLHEHCRDCIIHCDIKPENILLDAEFNPQVADFGLAKLLGRDFSRVLTTMRGTRGYLATEWFSGVPITAKVDVYSYGQVLLEIISGRRNMDLVNDDLASYFPSIVFNALNNGEDVLPLVDSKLQGKFSAEEVNRACKVGCWCIQDDENDRPTMKEVVQALEGNLDVGIPPIPQFFLSLAEPSVQKGDLKESKDYSTSSTLPSSFSFQAPVHQVQDEP from the exons ATGGGGTCATGGATGTTCAATTTTGATCTTGTTCTGCTCTTTCTCATGTCATTCCAGTTCCATGTATCCATTGAATCTGATAGCATCTTTCCAGGGCAGAGACTTTCAGGAAATCAAACTCTAGTTTCCTATGGACAAATATTTGAAATGGGTTTCTTCTCACCATCAGGTTCAGGTAACAACTCTCGCAATTATTACCTAGGGATATGGTACAAAGGGTTACCAACGCCAGAAAGAACAGTGGTGTGGGTAGCCAACAGGGATCATCCTATATCTGATCCATACTCTTCATGGTTAGAACTTGACAAGCATGGCAATCTATCTCTCTATACTTCCACCGGTCATGCAGTTTGGTCAGCGAACTCTTCCTTTAGTTTGGATGATCCTTTGGATTCGAAAGCTGCTAAGCTTCGGGAAGATGGAAACTTTATTATAAGCAGCTCATTTGATAAATATGATTGGCAAAGCTTTGATTACCCAACTGATACCTTGCTGCCTAATGCGTATTTGGAATATGATAACGACAGAGGTATTAAAAGGGTTCTGAAATCTTGGCTAGCTACAAGTAATCCATCAACTGGCAACTTCTCTGCCGAGGTAACTACAGTTTCTGTGGATTTAGCTGAGGTTCAATTGTTGCAAAATGATGGTTTTACTGAGTCTAAATTCTGCATAAATCGGTTTCATGAAACTAAAGATTACGTGTAtgattttgaatttcactttatagGATATGTGGACATTTACTCGTATGTTTTGTTTTCATATGGCAACTCATACAATCTTGCAAGATATGTTTTAGATGGATCTGGAAAGCTCAAACTTTTAGGGTGGTCAAACGAATGGGTTACCATCAACATGGACCACAAAAAATGTGACTTTCACGGTCGTAATGAGGATACAAGAGTGAATGCCAAACATAGTGGAAGGAAGAATGCTACTTGGGTGGTTGTGGAGGTGGCGATTGGGCTTACTAGTGTGATGGTTGCTATTGCCATTTTGCTGATAAGGCTATGGAAGAGAGGCACCACCACTTCATCTAAGGTAATGGGAGGAGATACATTGAAGCAGTACAACTACAGAGATTTGAGAAAAGCAACTAGAAACTTCACAATTAAGCTTGGAAACGGTGGTTTCAGCACTGTTTACAAAGGGGAATTCCCTGATTCAACTTTCGTAGCTGTCAAGGAACTTCGAGGACACTTTCAAGAAGAAAAACAGCTTCGAGCAGAACTCAATACGGTAGGGCTGATCCAGCACAAAAATCTTGTTCGCTTACTTGGATTCTGCTTACAAGGTTCCCAGAGATTCATAATTTATGATTACATGCCAAATGGTTCTCTAGAATCTCACTTGTTCCAGAGTGATTCTAATGTCTTAGATTGGGGAACTAGATACAATATTGCTCTTGGCACTGCCAAAGGTTTAGCTTACCTACATGAGCATTGTAGAGACTGCATCATTCATTGCGACATCAAGCCGGAGAACATTTTGTTGGATGCCGAGTTTAATCCTCAAGTCGCGGACTTTGGCTTGGCAAAGCTTCTAGGCCGAGACTTTAGTCGAGTTCTTACTACCATGAGAGGAACAAGAGGCTATCTTGCAACAGAGTGGTTCTCCGGCGTTCCAATCACTGCAAAAGTTGATGTATATAGCTATGGTCAAGTCCTTCTTGAGATCATTTCAGGTAGAAGGAACATGGATCTAGTAAATGATGATCTAGCTAGTTATTTCCCGTCAATTGTTTTCAATGCATTGAACAATGGGGAGGATGTTCTGCCTTTAGTAGATTCCAAACTACAAGGCAAATTCAGCGCAGAAGAGGTAAATAGAGCATGCAAGGTTGGTTGTTGGTGCATTCAAGATGATGAGAATGATAGACCAACAATGAAAGAGGTTGTTCAAGCTTTGGAAGGAAATCTTGATGTAGGTATTCCTCCTATTCCGCAGTTTTTCCTGTCcttagcagaaccttctgtccaaAAAGGTGATCTGAAGGAAAGCAAGGATTATAGTACATCGAGCACACTACCTTCGAGTTTCAGCTTTCAAGCACCA GTTCACCAAGTTCAGGATGAACCTTGA
- the LOC107629852 gene encoding G-type lectin S-receptor-like serine/threonine-protein kinase At2g19130 isoform X4: protein MGSWMFNFDLVLLFLMSFQFHVSIESDSIFPGQRLSGNQTLVSYGQIFEMGFFSPSGSGNNSRNYYLGIWYKGLPTPERTVVWVANRDHPISDPYSSWLELDKHGNLSLYTSTGHAVWSANSSFSLDDPLDSKAAKLREDGNFIISRGIKRVLKSWLATSNPSTGNFSAEVTTVSVDLAEVQLLQNDGFTESKFCINRFHETKDYVYDFEFHFIGYVDIYSYVLFSYGNSYNLARYVLDGSGKLKLLGWSNEWVTINMDHKKCDFHGRNEDTRVNAKHSGRKNATWVVVEVAIGLTSVMVAIAILLIRLWKRGTTTSSKVMGGDTLKQYNYRDLRKATRNFTIKLGNGGFSTVYKGEFPDSTFVAVKELRGHFQEEKQLRAELNTVGLIQHKNLVRLLGFCLQGSQRFIIYDYMPNGSLESHLFQSDSNVLDWGTRYNIALGTAKGLAYLHEHCRDCIIHCDIKPENILLDAEFNPQVADFGLAKLLGRDFSRVLTTMRGTRGYLATEWFSGVPITAKVDVYSYGQVLLEIISGRRNMDLVNDDLASYFPSIVFNALNNGEDVLPLVDSKLQGKFSAEEVNRACKVGCWCIQDDENDRPTMKEVVQALEGNLDVGIPPIPQFFLSLAEPSVQKGDLKESKDYSTSSTLPSSFSFQAPVHQVQDEP from the exons ATGGGGTCATGGATGTTCAATTTTGATCTTGTTCTGCTCTTTCTCATGTCATTCCAGTTCCATGTATCCATTGAATCTGATAGCATCTTTCCAGGGCAGAGACTTTCAGGAAATCAAACTCTAGTTTCCTATGGACAAATATTTGAAATGGGTTTCTTCTCACCATCAGGTTCAGGTAACAACTCTCGCAATTATTACCTAGGGATATGGTACAAAGGGTTACCAACGCCAGAAAGAACAGTGGTGTGGGTAGCCAACAGGGATCATCCTATATCTGATCCATACTCTTCATGGTTAGAACTTGACAAGCATGGCAATCTATCTCTCTATACTTCCACCGGTCATGCAGTTTGGTCAGCGAACTCTTCCTTTAGTTTGGATGATCCTTTGGATTCGAAAGCTGCTAAGCTTCGGGAAGATGGAAACTTTATTATAAG CAGAGGTATTAAAAGGGTTCTGAAATCTTGGCTAGCTACAAGTAATCCATCAACTGGCAACTTCTCTGCCGAGGTAACTACAGTTTCTGTGGATTTAGCTGAGGTTCAATTGTTGCAAAATGATGGTTTTACTGAGTCTAAATTCTGCATAAATCGGTTTCATGAAACTAAAGATTACGTGTAtgattttgaatttcactttatagGATATGTGGACATTTACTCGTATGTTTTGTTTTCATATGGCAACTCATACAATCTTGCAAGATATGTTTTAGATGGATCTGGAAAGCTCAAACTTTTAGGGTGGTCAAACGAATGGGTTACCATCAACATGGACCACAAAAAATGTGACTTTCACGGTCGTAATGAGGATACAAGAGTGAATGCCAAACATAGTGGAAGGAAGAATGCTACTTGGGTGGTTGTGGAGGTGGCGATTGGGCTTACTAGTGTGATGGTTGCTATTGCCATTTTGCTGATAAGGCTATGGAAGAGAGGCACCACCACTTCATCTAAGGTAATGGGAGGAGATACATTGAAGCAGTACAACTACAGAGATTTGAGAAAAGCAACTAGAAACTTCACAATTAAGCTTGGAAACGGTGGTTTCAGCACTGTTTACAAAGGGGAATTCCCTGATTCAACTTTCGTAGCTGTCAAGGAACTTCGAGGACACTTTCAAGAAGAAAAACAGCTTCGAGCAGAACTCAATACGGTAGGGCTGATCCAGCACAAAAATCTTGTTCGCTTACTTGGATTCTGCTTACAAGGTTCCCAGAGATTCATAATTTATGATTACATGCCAAATGGTTCTCTAGAATCTCACTTGTTCCAGAGTGATTCTAATGTCTTAGATTGGGGAACTAGATACAATATTGCTCTTGGCACTGCCAAAGGTTTAGCTTACCTACATGAGCATTGTAGAGACTGCATCATTCATTGCGACATCAAGCCGGAGAACATTTTGTTGGATGCCGAGTTTAATCCTCAAGTCGCGGACTTTGGCTTGGCAAAGCTTCTAGGCCGAGACTTTAGTCGAGTTCTTACTACCATGAGAGGAACAAGAGGCTATCTTGCAACAGAGTGGTTCTCCGGCGTTCCAATCACTGCAAAAGTTGATGTATATAGCTATGGTCAAGTCCTTCTTGAGATCATTTCAGGTAGAAGGAACATGGATCTAGTAAATGATGATCTAGCTAGTTATTTCCCGTCAATTGTTTTCAATGCATTGAACAATGGGGAGGATGTTCTGCCTTTAGTAGATTCCAAACTACAAGGCAAATTCAGCGCAGAAGAGGTAAATAGAGCATGCAAGGTTGGTTGTTGGTGCATTCAAGATGATGAGAATGATAGACCAACAATGAAAGAGGTTGTTCAAGCTTTGGAAGGAAATCTTGATGTAGGTATTCCTCCTATTCCGCAGTTTTTCCTGTCcttagcagaaccttctgtccaaAAAGGTGATCTGAAGGAAAGCAAGGATTATAGTACATCGAGCACACTACCTTCGAGTTTCAGCTTTCAAGCACCA GTTCACCAAGTTCAGGATGAACCTTGA
- the LOC107629852 gene encoding G-type lectin S-receptor-like serine/threonine-protein kinase At2g19130 isoform X3 yields MTHAHPGQRLSGNQTLVSYGQIFEMGFFSPSGSGNNSRNYYLGIWYKGLPTPERTVVWVANRDHPISDPYSSWLELDKHGNLSLYTSTGHAVWSANSSFSLDDPLDSKAAKLREDGNFIISSSFDKYDWQSFDYPTDTLLPNAYLEYDNDRGIKRVLKSWLATSNPSTGNFSAEVTTVSVDLAEVQLLQNDGFTESKFCINRFHETKDYVYDFEFHFIGYVDIYSYVLFSYGNSYNLARYVLDGSGKLKLLGWSNEWVTINMDHKKCDFHGRNEDTRVNAKHSGRKNATWVVVEVAIGLTSVMVAIAILLIRLWKRGTTTSSKVMGGDTLKQYNYRDLRKATRNFTIKLGNGGFSTVYKGEFPDSTFVAVKELRGHFQEEKQLRAELNTVGLIQHKNLVRLLGFCLQGSQRFIIYDYMPNGSLESHLFQSDSNVLDWGTRYNIALGTAKGLAYLHEHCRDCIIHCDIKPENILLDAEFNPQVADFGLAKLLGRDFSRVLTTMRGTRGYLATEWFSGVPITAKVDVYSYGQVLLEIISGRRNMDLVNDDLASYFPSIVFNALNNGEDVLPLVDSKLQGKFSAEEVNRACKVGCWCIQDDENDRPTMKEVVQALEGNLDVGIPPIPQFFLSLAEPSVQKGDLKESKDYSTSSTLPSSFSFQAPVHQVQDEP; encoded by the exons ATGACGCATGCTCATCCAG GGCAGAGACTTTCAGGAAATCAAACTCTAGTTTCCTATGGACAAATATTTGAAATGGGTTTCTTCTCACCATCAGGTTCAGGTAACAACTCTCGCAATTATTACCTAGGGATATGGTACAAAGGGTTACCAACGCCAGAAAGAACAGTGGTGTGGGTAGCCAACAGGGATCATCCTATATCTGATCCATACTCTTCATGGTTAGAACTTGACAAGCATGGCAATCTATCTCTCTATACTTCCACCGGTCATGCAGTTTGGTCAGCGAACTCTTCCTTTAGTTTGGATGATCCTTTGGATTCGAAAGCTGCTAAGCTTCGGGAAGATGGAAACTTTATTATAAGCAGCTCATTTGATAAATATGATTGGCAAAGCTTTGATTACCCAACTGATACCTTGCTGCCTAATGCGTATTTGGAATATGATAACGACAGAGGTATTAAAAGGGTTCTGAAATCTTGGCTAGCTACAAGTAATCCATCAACTGGCAACTTCTCTGCCGAGGTAACTACAGTTTCTGTGGATTTAGCTGAGGTTCAATTGTTGCAAAATGATGGTTTTACTGAGTCTAAATTCTGCATAAATCGGTTTCATGAAACTAAAGATTACGTGTAtgattttgaatttcactttatagGATATGTGGACATTTACTCGTATGTTTTGTTTTCATATGGCAACTCATACAATCTTGCAAGATATGTTTTAGATGGATCTGGAAAGCTCAAACTTTTAGGGTGGTCAAACGAATGGGTTACCATCAACATGGACCACAAAAAATGTGACTTTCACGGTCGTAATGAGGATACAAGAGTGAATGCCAAACATAGTGGAAGGAAGAATGCTACTTGGGTGGTTGTGGAGGTGGCGATTGGGCTTACTAGTGTGATGGTTGCTATTGCCATTTTGCTGATAAGGCTATGGAAGAGAGGCACCACCACTTCATCTAAGGTAATGGGAGGAGATACATTGAAGCAGTACAACTACAGAGATTTGAGAAAAGCAACTAGAAACTTCACAATTAAGCTTGGAAACGGTGGTTTCAGCACTGTTTACAAAGGGGAATTCCCTGATTCAACTTTCGTAGCTGTCAAGGAACTTCGAGGACACTTTCAAGAAGAAAAACAGCTTCGAGCAGAACTCAATACGGTAGGGCTGATCCAGCACAAAAATCTTGTTCGCTTACTTGGATTCTGCTTACAAGGTTCCCAGAGATTCATAATTTATGATTACATGCCAAATGGTTCTCTAGAATCTCACTTGTTCCAGAGTGATTCTAATGTCTTAGATTGGGGAACTAGATACAATATTGCTCTTGGCACTGCCAAAGGTTTAGCTTACCTACATGAGCATTGTAGAGACTGCATCATTCATTGCGACATCAAGCCGGAGAACATTTTGTTGGATGCCGAGTTTAATCCTCAAGTCGCGGACTTTGGCTTGGCAAAGCTTCTAGGCCGAGACTTTAGTCGAGTTCTTACTACCATGAGAGGAACAAGAGGCTATCTTGCAACAGAGTGGTTCTCCGGCGTTCCAATCACTGCAAAAGTTGATGTATATAGCTATGGTCAAGTCCTTCTTGAGATCATTTCAGGTAGAAGGAACATGGATCTAGTAAATGATGATCTAGCTAGTTATTTCCCGTCAATTGTTTTCAATGCATTGAACAATGGGGAGGATGTTCTGCCTTTAGTAGATTCCAAACTACAAGGCAAATTCAGCGCAGAAGAGGTAAATAGAGCATGCAAGGTTGGTTGTTGGTGCATTCAAGATGATGAGAATGATAGACCAACAATGAAAGAGGTTGTTCAAGCTTTGGAAGGAAATCTTGATGTAGGTATTCCTCCTATTCCGCAGTTTTTCCTGTCcttagcagaaccttctgtccaaAAAGGTGATCTGAAGGAAAGCAAGGATTATAGTACATCGAGCACACTACCTTCGAGTTTCAGCTTTCAAGCACCA GTTCACCAAGTTCAGGATGAACCTTGA